The proteins below come from a single Juglans regia cultivar Chandler chromosome 12, Walnut 2.0, whole genome shotgun sequence genomic window:
- the LOC109007923 gene encoding uncharacterized protein LOC109007923, with product MAAIHSLMLNFESVFLFAMENLSQIYETMFYFCFLVFFFTLVLFIFSYPLYKRLQKTEQKLDEVHIHNPISSEPLRLERHSAETVGKSREQDPTHWGLPLLLEILPSVSPNGECLFSEEKSGDQDSDGSCLHDKGVESIGDQTAKKKKKKKKKKRAKKKRLNLQAEEGGEDRCVGREILDSGYRVNNDLVCLYPFTSSSSAMQRRIKQRYDELVKCNENKGLTLAQVGEFANCLIEARNELQHKAEVIQRKFTITKALLCRADRSSFDRLHQQIYKVELEQRRLEDDAFVYNWLQQQLKLSPAHKKMLEISASMESKAKSSELMETTDADFADISFEELLEREKKDTFWQRKSRSCSGQKLYRFC from the exons ATGGCGGCTATACATTCGCTCATGTTAAATTTTGAATCCGTTTTTCTATTCGCAATGGAGAATCTCTCACAAATATACGAAACTATGTTCTACTTTTGCTTCTTGGTCTTTTTTTTCACCTTAgttctcttcattttctcttaCCCTTTGTACAAAAGACTACAGAAAACCGAGCAGAAGCTGGACGAAGTACATATCCACAATCCAATTTCGAGCGAGCCTTTGAGATTGGAGCGACATTCGGCAGAAACTGTGGGTAAAAGCCGTGAACAAGACCCGACCCATTGGGGCCTTCCGCTGCTTTTGGAGATCTTGCCCTCTGTTTCCCCGAATGGAGAGTGTTTGTTCAGTGAAGAAAAGAGTGGTGACCAGGATTCAGACGGGTCGTGTTTGCATGACAAGGGGGTGGAGTCGATTGGAGATCAGAcggcgaagaagaagaagaagaagaagaagaagaagagggccAAGAAGAAGAGGTTGAATTTGCAAGCTGAAGAGGGTGGTGAAGACAGGTGCGTGGGAAGAGAAATTTTGGATTCGGGTTATCGGGTCAATAATGATTTGGTTTGCCTCTATCCGTTTACCTCGTCAAGTAGTGCTATGCAGAGGAGGATCAAGCAACGGTACGATGAGCTTGTGAAGTGCAATGAGAACAAAGGACTAACACTGGCCCAG GTTGGAGAGTTTGCTAATTGCTTGATTGAAGCTAGAAATGAGCTACAGCACAA GGCCGAGGTCATCCAACGGAAGTTCACCATAACAAAGGCTCTACTATGCAGGGCAGACAGATCATCCTTCGACCGCCTTCACCAGCAG ATATACAAAGTAGAACTAGAACAACGGAGACTAGAAGATGATGCATTTGTTTATAATTGGCTTCAACAGCAGCTTAAACTCTCTCCAGCACACAAGAAg ATGCTTGAAATTAGTGCTTCCATGGAGTCGAAGGCCAAATCTAGTGAGCTGATGGAAACCACAGATGCCGACTTTGCTGACATTTCATTTGAAGAGTTATTAGAACGAGAAAAGAAGGATACATTTTG GCAAAGAAAATCGAGATCATGCTCGGGGCAAAAACTATATCGGTTTTGCTGA
- the LOC109007920 gene encoding beta-galactosidase 1-like: protein MALKHVVWDVITVVLFGVWFGSAKASVSYDSKAITINGQRRILISGSIHYPRSSPEMWPDLIQKAKEGGLDVIQTYVFWNGHEPSPGQYYFEGNYDLVKFIKLVKQAGLYVNLRIGPYVCAEWNFGGFPVWLKYIRGINFRTDNGPFKFQMQKFTKKIVDMMKAERLFESQGGPIILSQIENEYGPLEYEIGAPGQAYTKWAAQMALGLGTGVPWIMCKEDDAPDPIINTCNGFYCDYFSPNKAYKPKMWTEAWTGWFTEFGGPVPYRPAEDLAFSVARFIQKGGSFINYYMYHGGTNFGRTAGGPFIATSYDYDAPLDEYGLLRQPKWGHLKDLHRAIKLCEPALVYGEPTVTPLGNYQEAHVFKSKSGACAAFLANYNPRSFAKVAFGNLHYNLPPWSISILPDCKNTVYNTARVGAQSAQMKMTRVPVHGGFSWQAYDEETTSYDDSSFTTVGLLEQINTTRDASDYLWYSTDVKIDSNEEFLKTGKYPVLTVLSAGHALHVFINGQLSGTAYGSLGFPKVTYSEGVKLRTGINKISLLSVAVGLPNVGPHFERWNAGVLGPITLNGLNDGRRDLSWQKWSYKIGLKGESLSLHSLSGSSSVEWVEGSLVARRQPMMWYKTMFNAPAGNSPLALDMSSMGKGQVWINGQSLGRYWPAYEASGTCGECNYAGTYNEKKCLSNCGEASQRWYHVPRSWLKPTGNLLVVFEEWGGDPNGIFLVRREMDSVCANIYEWQPTLMNWQMQASGKVNKPLRPKAHLWCGPGQKISSIKFASFGTPEGVCGSFREGSCHAHKSYDAFQRNCVGQNSCSVTVAPEIFGGDPCPNVMKKLSVEAICS from the exons ATGGCCTTGAAGCATGTAGTGTGGGATGTGATAACGGTGGTTTTGTTTGGTGTATGGTTTGGTTCTGCCAAAGCCTCTGTGTCCTATGACTCTAAGGCTATCACCATCAATGGGCAGAGAAGGATTCTCATTTCTGGATCCATTCACTATCCAAGAAGCTCCCCTGAG ATGTGGCCAGATCTTATTCAGAAGGCAAAGGAAGGAGGTTTGGACGTGATTCAAACTTATGTCTTCTGGAATGGGCATGAGCCTTCACCTGGCCAG TATTATTTTGAGGGGAACTATGATCTGGTTAAATTTATCAAGTTAGTGAAGCAAGCTGGCCTTTATGTTAATCTCAGGATTGGTCCTTACGTTTGTGCTGAGTGGAACTTTGg gGGATTCCCTGTTTGGCTGAAGTACATTCGAGGTATCAATTTCAGAACAGACAATGGGCCTTTCAAG TTTCAAATGCAAAAATTCACAAAGAAGATTGTCGATATGATGAAAGCTGAAAGGTTGTTCGAGTCTCAAGGTGGTCCAATTATTCTATCCCAG attgaaaatgaatatgGACCCCTGGAGTATGAAATTGGCGCACCTGGTCAAGCTTACACCAAATGGGCAGCCCAGATGGCTCTGGGGCTTGGCACCGGTGTCCCGTGGATCATGTGCAAGGAAGATGATGCCCCTGATCCTATT ATTAACACTTGCAATGGTTTCTATTGTGACTATTTCTCTCCCAACAAGGCTTATAAGCCCAAGATGTGGACAGAAGCCTGGACTGGCTG GTTTACTGAGTTTGGAGGTCCAGTTCCTTATCGACCAGCAGAAGATTTGGCATTTTCAGTTGCAAGATTTATACAGAAGGGGGGAtcattcattaattattatatg TATCATGGGGGAACAAATTTTGGCCGAACTGCTGGTGGTCCTTTCATTGCTACTAGTTATGATTATGATGCTCCTCTGGACGAATATG GACTTTTGAGACAACCTAAATGGGGTCATTTGAAAGATTTGCATAGAGCAATAAAGTTGTGTGAACCAGCTTTAGTATATGGAGAGCCCACTGTGACACCACTTGGAAATTATCAAGAG GCTCATGTATTCAAGTCAAAGTCTGGAGCTTGTGCTGCATTCCTTGCAAATTACAATCCAAGATCTTTTGCAAAAGTGGCATTTGGGAATTTGCACTACAATCTGCCTCCTTGGTCTATCAGCATTCTTCCAGACTGCAAGAACACTGTATACAACACTGCCAGG GTTGGTGCACAAAGTGCACAGATGAAGATGACTCGTGTTCCTGTTCATGGAGGATTCTCTTGGCAGGCATACGATGAAGAGACAACCTCCTATGATGACAGTTCATTCACGACGGTTGGGTTGTTGGAGCAGATAAATACAACAAGAGATGCTTCTGACTATTTGTGGTACTCAACAGA TGTTAAGATTGACTCCAATGAAGAATTTTTGAAGACCGGAAAATATCCTGTTCTTACAGTCTTATCTGCTGGTCATGCACTGCATGTTTTCATCAACGGTCAACTATCAG GAACCGCCTATGGAAGTTTAGGATTTCCTAAAGTAACATATAGTGAGGGTGTGAAGCTGAGAACTGGAATTAACAAAATCTCACTTCTAAGTGTTGCTGTTGGTCTCCCG AATGTCGGTCCACATTTTGAGAGATGGAATGCTGGTGTTCTCGGCCCAATAACATTGAATGGCCTCAATGATGGGAGAAGAGACTTGTCATGGCAGAAATGGTCTTACAAG ATTGGTCTTAAAGGAGAATCCTTGAGTCTTCATTCACTTAGCGGGAGTTCCTCAGTCGAGTGGGTTGAGGGGTCACTTGTTGCCCGAAGGCAGCCTATGATGTGGTACAAA ACTATGTTCAATGCTCCTGCTGGAAATTCTCCATTAGCCTTGGATATGAGCAGCATGGGTAAAGGTCAAGTGTGGATAAATGGGCAGAGTCTTGGCCGCTACTGGCCTGCATATGAAGCATCTGGTACTTGTGGTGAATGCAATTATGCTGGAACATATAATGAGAAGAAGTGCTTAAGCAATTGTGGGGAGGCTTCCCAAAGATG GTATCATGTTCCTCGTTCGTGGCTAAAACCAACCGGGAATCTGCTGGTTGTTTTTGAAGAATGGGGTGGAGACCCAAATGGGATCTTTCTGGTTAGAAGAGAAATGGATAGTGTATGTGCTAATATCTACGAGTGGCAGCCAACCCTCATGAATTGGCAGATGCAAGCGTCTGGCAAAGTCAATAAACCTCTCAGACCTAAAGCTCATTTATGGTGTGGCCCTGGGCAGAAAATTTCATCGATAAAGTTTGCTAGCTTTGGAACACCAGAAGGGGTTTGTGGAAGCTTCCGGGAGGGAAGCTGTCATGCCCACAAATCATACGATGCTTTTCAAAGG AATTGTGTTGGGCAGAACTCCTGCTCAGTAACTGTGGCACCTGAAATTTTCGGAGGAGATCCATGTCCAAATGTCATGAAGAAACTTTCTGTGGAGGCCATTTGCAGTTGA
- the LOC109007827 gene encoding uncharacterized protein LOC109007827, with protein MDTTFDEDLFFTTLLQSGEQGISSTLMSGHENIGLQATQLEGEKRPPSMKTQRGVSFTVEEDNLLVSAWLNISMDAIRETDQKYSQMWERIINYYNEHKKPSMANRLGGSLTNRWSVIQKCTNKFCAAVAQIERAKIMYRETEKATYNMEYCWCLLRHQPKWQQHVSILSKRRKPHGKRLAMAESTPLGDDTINDNVEVIFERPPGKKAEKERERKRKAAKSYDAEFVEALTCMTNDRAAFMYERRQATSKLDADRAQLLAEKKRRNDTENRKIDMEIMRMDLAGMNGMQREYFLNLQKEVFEKSMKRFSSSSQSSSFEDV; from the exons ATGGATACCACATTTGATGAAGATCTCTTCTTTACCACTCTATTGCAAAGTGGTGAACAAGGTATATCCAGTACCCTAATGAGTGGCCATGAGAATATTGGACTCCAAGCAACACaattggaaggtgaaaaaaggCCACCTAGTATGAAAACACAACGAGGTGTGTCTTTCACCGTAGAGGAGGACAATCTCCTCGTGTCGGCTTGGCTCAATATTAGCATGGATGCTATACGGGAGACGGATCAAAAATACTCTCAAATGTGGGAGAGAATTATCAATTATTACAATGAGCATAAAAAACCTAGCATGGCAAATCGTTTAGGGGGGTCATTGACCAATCGATGGTCGGTgatccaaaaatgcacaaataaattttgtgctgCTGTGGCTCAA attgaaagagCTAAAATCATGTATAGAGAGACTGAGAAGGCCACATACAACATGGAATATTGTTGGTGTCtattgagacaccaaccaaaatggcaacAACACGTGTCCATATTGTCAAAGAGAAGGAAACCACATGGGAAACGCCTTGCTATGGCGGAGTCGACTCCACTAGGAGACGACACGATAAATGACAATGTAGAGGTCATTTTTGAGAGGCCTCCAGGCAAGAAggctgagaaagaaagggagagaaaaaggaaggctGCAAAATCTTACGATGCAGAATTTGTTGAGGCCTTAACTTGCATGACAAATGATAGAGCTGCTTTCATGTATGAAAGAAGACAAGCGACTAGTAAATTGGATGCTGATAGGGCTCAATTATTAGcggagaaaaagaggagaaatgaTACGGAGAATAGGAAGATCGATATGGAGATAATGAGGATGGATCTTGCTGGCATGAATGGAATGCAACGAGAGTATTTCTTGAATCTTCAAAAAGAGGTTTTTGAGAAATCAATGAAGCgattttcatcttcatctcaatCTTCATCTTTTGAAGATGTGTAG